The following coding sequences lie in one Corynebacterium humireducens NBRC 106098 = DSM 45392 genomic window:
- a CDS encoding glycosyltransferase family 2 protein, with the protein MAQRVADGDRHYASHIVTTSQTPIAVITVTYSPGRHLRAFLDSLPGATSRGVHVVLADNGSRDGVPEEAASRSGNVEFLPTGGNLGYGTGMNVGARHLRPARDAGDIDPEYLLLSNPDVVFGEGAIDAMIACMERHPEAAAVGPRIVEPDGSIYPSARAVPTLRNGIGHALLGQVWPSNPWTRSYRDNADMDSEREAGWLSGSCLLVRWDAFDAVGGFDERYFMYMEDVDLGDRFARAGFRNIYCPSAEIAHDKGHAAGRHAETMLPAHHESAYRFQADRLPHPWQAPLRGLIRAGLNARSAIAVTRARTNRKDSHV; encoded by the coding sequence GTGGCGCAGCGGGTCGCCGACGGGGATCGACACTATGCTTCACACATTGTGACCACCTCCCAGACTCCGATCGCCGTCATCACGGTGACCTATTCCCCGGGGCGCCACCTCCGGGCGTTCCTCGACAGCCTGCCGGGCGCCACCTCCCGGGGCGTGCATGTCGTGCTCGCCGACAACGGTTCCCGGGACGGGGTGCCGGAGGAGGCGGCGTCGAGAAGCGGGAACGTCGAGTTCCTGCCCACCGGAGGCAACCTCGGCTACGGCACCGGCATGAACGTCGGCGCCCGCCACCTGCGGCCCGCCCGCGACGCCGGTGACATCGACCCCGAGTACCTGCTGCTGAGCAACCCGGACGTCGTGTTCGGGGAGGGCGCCATCGACGCGATGATCGCGTGCATGGAGCGGCACCCCGAGGCCGCGGCCGTCGGACCGCGGATCGTCGAGCCGGACGGTTCCATCTACCCGAGCGCCCGCGCGGTGCCGACGCTGCGCAACGGCATCGGCCATGCGCTCCTCGGGCAGGTGTGGCCCTCGAACCCCTGGACGCGGTCCTACCGGGACAACGCCGACATGGACAGTGAGCGGGAGGCGGGCTGGCTCTCGGGCTCCTGTCTGCTGGTGCGCTGGGACGCCTTCGACGCCGTCGGAGGTTTCGACGAGCGCTACTTCATGTACATGGAGGACGTGGACCTCGGTGACCGTTTCGCGCGCGCCGGGTTCCGCAACATCTACTGCCCGTCCGCCGAGATCGCCCATGACAAGGGGCATGCGGCAGGCCGCCACGCCGAGACGATGCTCCCGGCCCACCACGAGTCGGCGTACCGTTTCCAGGCCGACCGTCTGCCGCACCCGTGGCAGGCACCGCTGCGGGGGCTCATCCGCGCGGGTCTCAACGCCCGCAGCGCGATCGCCGTCACCCGGGCACGCACCAACCGAAAGGACTCCCATGTCTGA
- a CDS encoding sugar phosphate nucleotidyltransferase: MSDAIDPSRTDAVILVGGRGTRLRPLTVNTPKPMLPTAGYPFLQHLLARIKAAGMTHVVLGTSYKAEVFEEYFGDGSDMGLEIEYVVEEEALGTGGGIRNVYDRLRHDTVMVFNGDVLGGTDLRAILSTHAEKDADLTMHLVRVPDPRAFGCVPTDADGRVLEFLEKTEDPPTDQINAGCYVFRRELIEEIPEGRVVSVERETFPQFLEQGRRVYGHVDYAYWRDMGRPDDFVRGSSDLVRGIAHSPLLEGRTGESLVDETAGVAAGTILVGGTWVGRGSEIGAGCRLDDTVVFDGVTIEPGAVIRDSIIASGARIGANARITGCVIGEGAQIGARCELQDGMRVWPGVIIPDNGVRFSSDA; this comes from the coding sequence ATGTCTGATGCCATTGATCCTTCGCGTACCGACGCCGTCATCCTCGTCGGCGGCCGCGGCACCCGTCTGCGTCCGCTGACGGTCAACACCCCCAAGCCGATGCTGCCGACCGCCGGCTACCCGTTCCTGCAGCACCTGCTCGCGCGCATCAAGGCGGCCGGGATGACGCATGTCGTGCTCGGCACCTCCTACAAGGCGGAGGTCTTCGAGGAGTACTTCGGCGACGGCTCCGACATGGGCCTGGAGATCGAGTACGTCGTGGAGGAGGAGGCCCTCGGCACCGGCGGCGGCATCCGCAACGTCTACGACAGGCTGCGCCACGACACCGTCATGGTCTTCAACGGTGACGTCCTCGGTGGCACGGACCTGCGCGCCATCCTCAGCACCCACGCCGAGAAGGACGCCGACCTCACGATGCACCTCGTGCGCGTGCCGGACCCGCGGGCCTTCGGCTGCGTGCCCACCGACGCCGACGGCCGGGTGCTGGAGTTCCTCGAGAAGACCGAGGACCCGCCGACCGACCAGATCAACGCCGGCTGCTACGTCTTCCGCCGGGAACTCATCGAGGAGATCCCCGAGGGGCGCGTCGTCTCCGTGGAGCGCGAGACGTTCCCGCAGTTCCTCGAGCAGGGGCGTCGCGTCTACGGCCACGTCGACTACGCCTACTGGCGTGACATGGGCCGCCCGGACGACTTCGTCCGCGGCTCCTCCGACCTGGTGCGCGGCATCGCGCACTCGCCGCTGCTCGAGGGGCGTACCGGTGAGTCGCTTGTCGACGAGACCGCGGGCGTCGCCGCCGGCACGATCCTGGTCGGTGGCACGTGGGTCGGCCGTGGCTCGGAGATCGGTGCGGGCTGCCGCCTGGACGACACGGTCGTGTTCGACGGCGTGACCATCGAGCCGGGTGCGGTCATCCGTGACTCGATCATCGCCTCGGGCGCTCGCATCGGTGCGAACGCCCGGATCACGGGGTGCGTCATCGGTGAGGGGGCCCAGATCGGTGCCCGTTGTGAGCTCCAGGACGGCATGCGCGTGTGGCCTGGTGTGATCATTCCGGACAATGGAGTCCGTTTCTCCTCGGATGCGTAA
- a CDS encoding WhiB family transcriptional regulator yields the protein MSLDELFGAVEREWQDQALCAQTDPEAFFPEKGGSTREAKRICMACAVRDECLEYALEHDERFGIWGGLSDRERRRLKKQIG from the coding sequence ATGAGCCTCGACGAGCTTTTCGGGGCGGTGGAGAGGGAATGGCAGGACCAGGCCCTGTGTGCACAGACCGACCCGGAGGCGTTCTTCCCCGAGAAGGGCGGCTCCACCCGCGAGGCCAAGCGCATCTGCATGGCGTGCGCGGTCCGGGACGAATGCCTCGAGTACGCACTCGAGCACGATGAGCGCTTCGGCATCTGGGGCGGACTCTCCGACCGAGAGCGTCGCCGTCTGAAGAAGCAGATCGGCTGA